The Phoenix dactylifera cultivar Barhee BC4 chromosome 9, palm_55x_up_171113_PBpolish2nd_filt_p, whole genome shotgun sequence genome window below encodes:
- the LOC103722935 gene encoding protein POLLEN DEFECTIVE IN GUIDANCE 1-like isoform X2 has protein sequence MSLRSGGRKVSFDLLASDSSGDDGILSLRPSVVFSNGGEDGRSTRRKRKSKASKKKKLTERAALAEDRGLLVGLDLQKPVVENGHYEDKMGLSVSKSRSVVESVCENTVVEPAPEPESSQVSCVSFVELRQRNANGSAGDEPGEEETSTRESSAGQWRPQSKEKITKFAKEGSLDWNRVMAEDPNLLGEVSSSDRSPIKYFMGEIYGGNSLRSTIPAGNEKKRQGVYNTMFHVPWRCERLIVAGFFVCLDSFLSLLTIMPARILMTIWRVLHTRQFQRPNAAELSDFGCFIVLTIGVITLQMTDISLIYHIIRGQGIVKLYVVYNVLEIFDKLCQSFGEDVLQVLFNSAEGLSNCLPDNMIFQLMRFILDEAIAIIAFVVHSFILLAQAITLSTCIIGHNNALLALLVSNNFSEVKSSVFKRVSKENLHSLVYYDIIERFHITTYVLFVLSQNILEAEGPWFESFAIDALQVYVCETFIDTIKHSFLAKFNEIKPSAYSEFLEDLCKQTLNEKPDERRKDLTFIPLAPASVVIRVLTPVYAIVLPYGPLPWRLFWIIFWSSLTYITLAICKMLVGLSLRRLATWYMNQQLESKQHVD, from the exons ATGTCCCTCAGATCCGGCGGGCGGAAGGTCTCCTTCGACCTCCTCGCCAGCGACAGCTCCGGCGACGACGGAATCCTTTCCCTCCGGCCATCTGTCGTCTTCTCGAACGGTGGCGAGGACGGCCGATCGACCCGCCGGAAGCGGAAATCCAAGGCCTCGAAGAAAAAGAAGTTAACCGAGAGGGCGGCACTGGCCGAGGATCGGGGCCTCTTGGTGGGATTAGATCTTCAGAAGCCCGTGGTCGAGAACGGTCACTATGAGGATAAGATGGGACTCAGCGTCTCGAAGagcagatcggtggtggagtcCGTGTGTGAGAACACGGTGGTGGAGCCAGCGCCGGAGCCGGAGAGCTCCCAAGTGAGCTGTGTTTCTTTCGTGGAACTGAGGCAGAGGAACGCGAACGGGAGTGCTGGCGATGAGCCTGGGGAAGAGGAGACCAGCACCAGGGAGAGTTCCGCAGGGCAATGGAGGCCTCAATCTAAGGAAAAAATCACTAAGTTTGCGAAAGAGGGGTCGTTGGATTGGAATCGGGTAATGGCAGAAGATCCAAATCTGCTAGGAG AAGTCTCATCTTCGGACAGATCGCCCATAAAATACTTTATGGGAGAGATTTATGGTGGTAATTCACTTAGAAGCACAATACCTGCTGGGAATGAGAAGAAGCGTCAGGGGGTCTATAATACTATGTTCCATGTTCCTTGGAGATGTGAACGG CTTATTGTTGCAGGCTTCTTTGTCTGTTTGGATTCATTTCTGTCATTGCTAACTATTATGCCAGCACGAATTCTTATGACCATTTGGAGGGTGCTGCACACCCG GCAGTTTCAGAGGCCAAATGCTGCCGAGTTATCAGATTTTGGTTGTTTCATTGTGTTGACTATAGGAGTAATCACGCTACAAATGACAG ATATCAGCCTAATATATCATATCATACGTGGACAAGGAATAGTCAAACTCTATGTGGTATACAATGTATTAGAG ATATTTGACAAACTCTGTCAATCTTTTGGCGAAGATGTTTTGCAAGTTCTGTTCAATTCTGCAGAAGGGCTTTCAAATTGTTTGCCAGACAATATGATATTTCAACTGATGAGGTTCATTTTGGATGAAGCAATAGCCATCATTGCATTTG TTGTCCATTCTTTCATCTTATTGGCTCAGGCTATCACTTTATCAACTTGCATTATTGGCCACAACAATGCTTTGCTGGCTCTACTGGTGTCAAATAACTTCTCTGAGGTTAAAAGCAGTGTATTCAAACGTGTTAGCAAAGAAAACCTTCACAGTTTGGTATACTATG ATATCATCGAGAGGTTCCACATCACAACTTATGTGTTATTTGTGCTATCCCAGAATATCTTGGAGGCTGAGGGACCCTGGTTTGAGAGTTTTGCTATC GATGCCCTCCAGGTTTATGTGTGTGAAACATTTATTGATACAATCAAGCATTCATTTCTTGCaaaatttaatgaaataaaaCCCAGTGCGTACTCAGAGTTTCTAGAAGACCTTTGCAAACAG ACGCTGAATGAGAAGCCTGATGAGCGTCGGAAAGACCTTACTTTCATTCCTCTTGCACCAGCCAGTGTG GTCATCCGAGTTCTAACTCCAGTATATGCAATCGTTCTTCCATATGGTCCACTCCCATGGAGGTTATTCTGGATCATCTTCTGGTCAAGCCTGACCTACATCACGCTTGCCATTTGCAAGATGCTTGTGGGACTGAGCCTTCGCCGCCTTGCCACTTGGTACATGAATCAGCAGCTTGAGAGCAAACAACATGTCGACTGA
- the LOC103722935 gene encoding protein POLLEN DEFECTIVE IN GUIDANCE 1-like isoform X3: MSLRSGGRKVSFDLLASDSSGDDGILSLRPSVVFSNGGEDGRSTRRKRKSKASKKKKLTERAALAEDRGLLVGLDLQKPVVENGHYEDKMGLSVSKSRSVVESVCENTVVEPAPEPESSQVSCVSFVELRQRNANGSAGDEPGEEETSTRESSAGQWRPQSKEKITKFAKEGSLDWNRVMAEDPNLLGEVSSSDRSPIKYFMGEIYGGNSLRSTIPAGNEKKRQGVYNTMFHVPWRCERFQRPNAAELSDFGCFIVLTIGVITLQMTDISLIYHIIRGQGIVKLYVVYNVLEIFDKLCQSFGEDVLQVLFNSAEGLSNCLPDNMIFQLMRFILDEAIAIIAFDILYDRWLYFIFIYVDTFLNCISLSRILVHSFILLAQAITLSTCIIGHNNALLALLVSNNFSEVKSSVFKRVSKENLHSLVYYDIIERFHITTYVLFVLSQNILEAEGPWFESFAIDALQVYVCETFIDTIKHSFLAKFNEIKPSAYSEFLEDLCKQTLNEKPDERRKDLTFIPLAPASVVIRVLTPVYAIVLPYGPLPWRLFWIIFWSSLTYITLAICKMLVGLSLRRLATWYMNQQLESKQHVD; the protein is encoded by the exons ATGTCCCTCAGATCCGGCGGGCGGAAGGTCTCCTTCGACCTCCTCGCCAGCGACAGCTCCGGCGACGACGGAATCCTTTCCCTCCGGCCATCTGTCGTCTTCTCGAACGGTGGCGAGGACGGCCGATCGACCCGCCGGAAGCGGAAATCCAAGGCCTCGAAGAAAAAGAAGTTAACCGAGAGGGCGGCACTGGCCGAGGATCGGGGCCTCTTGGTGGGATTAGATCTTCAGAAGCCCGTGGTCGAGAACGGTCACTATGAGGATAAGATGGGACTCAGCGTCTCGAAGagcagatcggtggtggagtcCGTGTGTGAGAACACGGTGGTGGAGCCAGCGCCGGAGCCGGAGAGCTCCCAAGTGAGCTGTGTTTCTTTCGTGGAACTGAGGCAGAGGAACGCGAACGGGAGTGCTGGCGATGAGCCTGGGGAAGAGGAGACCAGCACCAGGGAGAGTTCCGCAGGGCAATGGAGGCCTCAATCTAAGGAAAAAATCACTAAGTTTGCGAAAGAGGGGTCGTTGGATTGGAATCGGGTAATGGCAGAAGATCCAAATCTGCTAGGAG AAGTCTCATCTTCGGACAGATCGCCCATAAAATACTTTATGGGAGAGATTTATGGTGGTAATTCACTTAGAAGCACAATACCTGCTGGGAATGAGAAGAAGCGTCAGGGGGTCTATAATACTATGTTCCATGTTCCTTGGAGATGTGAACGG TTTCAGAGGCCAAATGCTGCCGAGTTATCAGATTTTGGTTGTTTCATTGTGTTGACTATAGGAGTAATCACGCTACAAATGACAG ATATCAGCCTAATATATCATATCATACGTGGACAAGGAATAGTCAAACTCTATGTGGTATACAATGTATTAGAG ATATTTGACAAACTCTGTCAATCTTTTGGCGAAGATGTTTTGCAAGTTCTGTTCAATTCTGCAGAAGGGCTTTCAAATTGTTTGCCAGACAATATGATATTTCAACTGATGAGGTTCATTTTGGATGAAGCAATAGCCATCATTGCATTTGATATCCTTTATGACAGAtggttatattttattttcatttatgtGGATACATTTCTGAATTGCATTTCCTTAAGTAGGATACTTGTCCATTCTTTCATCTTATTGGCTCAGGCTATCACTTTATCAACTTGCATTATTGGCCACAACAATGCTTTGCTGGCTCTACTGGTGTCAAATAACTTCTCTGAGGTTAAAAGCAGTGTATTCAAACGTGTTAGCAAAGAAAACCTTCACAGTTTGGTATACTATG ATATCATCGAGAGGTTCCACATCACAACTTATGTGTTATTTGTGCTATCCCAGAATATCTTGGAGGCTGAGGGACCCTGGTTTGAGAGTTTTGCTATC GATGCCCTCCAGGTTTATGTGTGTGAAACATTTATTGATACAATCAAGCATTCATTTCTTGCaaaatttaatgaaataaaaCCCAGTGCGTACTCAGAGTTTCTAGAAGACCTTTGCAAACAG ACGCTGAATGAGAAGCCTGATGAGCGTCGGAAAGACCTTACTTTCATTCCTCTTGCACCAGCCAGTGTG GTCATCCGAGTTCTAACTCCAGTATATGCAATCGTTCTTCCATATGGTCCACTCCCATGGAGGTTATTCTGGATCATCTTCTGGTCAAGCCTGACCTACATCACGCTTGCCATTTGCAAGATGCTTGTGGGACTGAGCCTTCGCCGCCTTGCCACTTGGTACATGAATCAGCAGCTTGAGAGCAAACAACATGTCGACTGA
- the LOC103722935 gene encoding protein POLLEN DEFECTIVE IN GUIDANCE 1-like isoform X1 gives MSLRSGGRKVSFDLLASDSSGDDGILSLRPSVVFSNGGEDGRSTRRKRKSKASKKKKLTERAALAEDRGLLVGLDLQKPVVENGHYEDKMGLSVSKSRSVVESVCENTVVEPAPEPESSQVSCVSFVELRQRNANGSAGDEPGEEETSTRESSAGQWRPQSKEKITKFAKEGSLDWNRVMAEDPNLLGEVSSSDRSPIKYFMGEIYGGNSLRSTIPAGNEKKRQGVYNTMFHVPWRCERLIVAGFFVCLDSFLSLLTIMPARILMTIWRVLHTRQFQRPNAAELSDFGCFIVLTIGVITLQMTDISLIYHIIRGQGIVKLYVVYNVLEIFDKLCQSFGEDVLQVLFNSAEGLSNCLPDNMIFQLMRFILDEAIAIIAFDILYDRWLYFIFIYVDTFLNCISLSRILVHSFILLAQAITLSTCIIGHNNALLALLVSNNFSEVKSSVFKRVSKENLHSLVYYDIIERFHITTYVLFVLSQNILEAEGPWFESFAIDALQVYVCETFIDTIKHSFLAKFNEIKPSAYSEFLEDLCKQTLNEKPDERRKDLTFIPLAPASVVIRVLTPVYAIVLPYGPLPWRLFWIIFWSSLTYITLAICKMLVGLSLRRLATWYMNQQLESKQHVD, from the exons ATGTCCCTCAGATCCGGCGGGCGGAAGGTCTCCTTCGACCTCCTCGCCAGCGACAGCTCCGGCGACGACGGAATCCTTTCCCTCCGGCCATCTGTCGTCTTCTCGAACGGTGGCGAGGACGGCCGATCGACCCGCCGGAAGCGGAAATCCAAGGCCTCGAAGAAAAAGAAGTTAACCGAGAGGGCGGCACTGGCCGAGGATCGGGGCCTCTTGGTGGGATTAGATCTTCAGAAGCCCGTGGTCGAGAACGGTCACTATGAGGATAAGATGGGACTCAGCGTCTCGAAGagcagatcggtggtggagtcCGTGTGTGAGAACACGGTGGTGGAGCCAGCGCCGGAGCCGGAGAGCTCCCAAGTGAGCTGTGTTTCTTTCGTGGAACTGAGGCAGAGGAACGCGAACGGGAGTGCTGGCGATGAGCCTGGGGAAGAGGAGACCAGCACCAGGGAGAGTTCCGCAGGGCAATGGAGGCCTCAATCTAAGGAAAAAATCACTAAGTTTGCGAAAGAGGGGTCGTTGGATTGGAATCGGGTAATGGCAGAAGATCCAAATCTGCTAGGAG AAGTCTCATCTTCGGACAGATCGCCCATAAAATACTTTATGGGAGAGATTTATGGTGGTAATTCACTTAGAAGCACAATACCTGCTGGGAATGAGAAGAAGCGTCAGGGGGTCTATAATACTATGTTCCATGTTCCTTGGAGATGTGAACGG CTTATTGTTGCAGGCTTCTTTGTCTGTTTGGATTCATTTCTGTCATTGCTAACTATTATGCCAGCACGAATTCTTATGACCATTTGGAGGGTGCTGCACACCCG GCAGTTTCAGAGGCCAAATGCTGCCGAGTTATCAGATTTTGGTTGTTTCATTGTGTTGACTATAGGAGTAATCACGCTACAAATGACAG ATATCAGCCTAATATATCATATCATACGTGGACAAGGAATAGTCAAACTCTATGTGGTATACAATGTATTAGAG ATATTTGACAAACTCTGTCAATCTTTTGGCGAAGATGTTTTGCAAGTTCTGTTCAATTCTGCAGAAGGGCTTTCAAATTGTTTGCCAGACAATATGATATTTCAACTGATGAGGTTCATTTTGGATGAAGCAATAGCCATCATTGCATTTGATATCCTTTATGACAGAtggttatattttattttcatttatgtGGATACATTTCTGAATTGCATTTCCTTAAGTAGGATACTTGTCCATTCTTTCATCTTATTGGCTCAGGCTATCACTTTATCAACTTGCATTATTGGCCACAACAATGCTTTGCTGGCTCTACTGGTGTCAAATAACTTCTCTGAGGTTAAAAGCAGTGTATTCAAACGTGTTAGCAAAGAAAACCTTCACAGTTTGGTATACTATG ATATCATCGAGAGGTTCCACATCACAACTTATGTGTTATTTGTGCTATCCCAGAATATCTTGGAGGCTGAGGGACCCTGGTTTGAGAGTTTTGCTATC GATGCCCTCCAGGTTTATGTGTGTGAAACATTTATTGATACAATCAAGCATTCATTTCTTGCaaaatttaatgaaataaaaCCCAGTGCGTACTCAGAGTTTCTAGAAGACCTTTGCAAACAG ACGCTGAATGAGAAGCCTGATGAGCGTCGGAAAGACCTTACTTTCATTCCTCTTGCACCAGCCAGTGTG GTCATCCGAGTTCTAACTCCAGTATATGCAATCGTTCTTCCATATGGTCCACTCCCATGGAGGTTATTCTGGATCATCTTCTGGTCAAGCCTGACCTACATCACGCTTGCCATTTGCAAGATGCTTGTGGGACTGAGCCTTCGCCGCCTTGCCACTTGGTACATGAATCAGCAGCTTGAGAGCAAACAACATGTCGACTGA
- the LOC103723068 gene encoding binding partner of ACD11 1-like isoform X2: MEMSVRTVKVSNISLAASERDIKEFFSFSGDIQYIEMRSESERSQIAYVTFKESQGADTAMLLSGATIADLCVSITPVEDYQLPPEAYKEIPEGKLSSSESAVRKAEDVVSSMLAKGFVLGKDALRRARSFDEQHHFMSGASATVASLDRKMGLSEKLSVGTAMVSGKVREVDERFQVSEITKSALSAAEQKASSAGSAIMSNQYVSTGATWLSTALGMVAKAAGDVSTMTKEKVEKAEDEKKEILCRERREIVSNFAQIHLDESSLGEPPTMPVDSVDEKKLQII, from the exons ATGGAGATGTCG GTAAGAACAGTGAAAGTCAGCAACATTTCCCTGGCTGCATCAGAAAGGGACATCAAGGAATTCTTTTCCTTCTCAGGGGACATTCAATATATTGAAATGCGGAG CGAATCTGAAAGGTCGCAAATTGCTTATGTCACTTTCAAGGAGTCACAGGGAGCAGACACAGCAATGCTTCTCTCA GGAGCAACTATAGCTGATCTTTGTGTCAGCATTACGCCAGTTGAGGATTACCAGCTTCCTCCTGAAGCTTACAAAGAGATACCG GAAGGGAAGCTCTCGTCAAGTGAGTCTGCAGTGAGGAAGGCAGAGGATGTGGTGAGCAGCATGCTGGCCAAGGGTTTTGTCCTGGGCAAGGATGCCCTCAGGAGAGCCAGGTCCTTTGACGAACAGCACCATTTTATGTCCGGCGCCTCAGCCACAGTGGCGTCTCTGGATCGTAAGATGGGCTTGAGTGAGAAGCTCAGCGTGGGTACGGCCATGGTCAGCGGAAAGGTGAGGGAGGTGGATGAGCGCTTCCAGGTGTCAGAGATCACAAAGTCCGCCCTCAGTGCCGCGGAGCAGAAGGCCAGCAGTGCAGGATCAGCCATCATGAGCAACCAATATGTGTCGACCGGAGCAACCTGGCTCTCAACTGCACTTGGCATGGTGGCCAAGGCAGCCGGTGATGTGAGCACGATGACCAAAGAAAAGGTGGAGAAGGCTGAGGACGAGAAGAAGGAGATCCTCTgcagggagaggagggagattGTGAGCAACTTTGCGCAGATTCACCTTGACGAGTCGTCTCTGGGGGAGCCTCCAACTATGCCGGTGGACTCAGTGGATGAAAAAAAGTTACAAATCATATAA
- the LOC103723068 gene encoding binding partner of ACD11 1-like isoform X1 yields MEMSVPLDQSSLRMRVDPQLTVTSNWTIDVSDVRTVKVSNISLAASERDIKEFFSFSGDIQYIEMRSESERSQIAYVTFKESQGADTAMLLSGATIADLCVSITPVEDYQLPPEAYKEIPEGKLSSSESAVRKAEDVVSSMLAKGFVLGKDALRRARSFDEQHHFMSGASATVASLDRKMGLSEKLSVGTAMVSGKVREVDERFQVSEITKSALSAAEQKASSAGSAIMSNQYVSTGATWLSTALGMVAKAAGDVSTMTKEKVEKAEDEKKEILCRERREIVSNFAQIHLDESSLGEPPTMPVDSVDEKKLQII; encoded by the exons ATGGAGATGTCG GTCCCTTTGGACCAGAGCTCTTTGAGGATGAGAGTGGATCCTCAGTTGACTGTTACATCAAATTGGACTATCGATGTTTCGGAt GTAAGAACAGTGAAAGTCAGCAACATTTCCCTGGCTGCATCAGAAAGGGACATCAAGGAATTCTTTTCCTTCTCAGGGGACATTCAATATATTGAAATGCGGAG CGAATCTGAAAGGTCGCAAATTGCTTATGTCACTTTCAAGGAGTCACAGGGAGCAGACACAGCAATGCTTCTCTCA GGAGCAACTATAGCTGATCTTTGTGTCAGCATTACGCCAGTTGAGGATTACCAGCTTCCTCCTGAAGCTTACAAAGAGATACCG GAAGGGAAGCTCTCGTCAAGTGAGTCTGCAGTGAGGAAGGCAGAGGATGTGGTGAGCAGCATGCTGGCCAAGGGTTTTGTCCTGGGCAAGGATGCCCTCAGGAGAGCCAGGTCCTTTGACGAACAGCACCATTTTATGTCCGGCGCCTCAGCCACAGTGGCGTCTCTGGATCGTAAGATGGGCTTGAGTGAGAAGCTCAGCGTGGGTACGGCCATGGTCAGCGGAAAGGTGAGGGAGGTGGATGAGCGCTTCCAGGTGTCAGAGATCACAAAGTCCGCCCTCAGTGCCGCGGAGCAGAAGGCCAGCAGTGCAGGATCAGCCATCATGAGCAACCAATATGTGTCGACCGGAGCAACCTGGCTCTCAACTGCACTTGGCATGGTGGCCAAGGCAGCCGGTGATGTGAGCACGATGACCAAAGAAAAGGTGGAGAAGGCTGAGGACGAGAAGAAGGAGATCCTCTgcagggagaggagggagattGTGAGCAACTTTGCGCAGATTCACCTTGACGAGTCGTCTCTGGGGGAGCCTCCAACTATGCCGGTGGACTCAGTGGATGAAAAAAAGTTACAAATCATATAA
- the LOC103723318 gene encoding heat stress transcription factor A-1-like gives MEVEKGGGGGSSLVPVVPPFLSKCYEMVDDRQTDGTVSWGETNNSFVIWDPASFCRDLLPKYFKHSNLSSFVRQLNTYGFRKVDPDRYEFANEGFLRGQKDLLKTITRKKPIHNSAQQHQSEGRNSSVNACVEVGKFGPKEEIEMLKRDKNVLMQELVKLRQHQQNTDHELHILRQRIQGMEQHQQQMMSFLAMVVKSPGFLAQLMQQSGNTRWTEANKKRRLPALEQGVVGGSQASSDGQIIRYQPFVPETLRPSMSPVPNADVSPNLQPISNGVNDLCTNVDVMSLGANSLPPVGDLPLSEYFEQLLASPISENDGQIEPWSPEVSDFMWDYVLPEQEFQMETSQNMVLSSEQIGGNHQASAKDDRQNIS, from the exons ATGGAGGTCGAAAAGGGCGGGGGGGGCGGGAGCTCGCTGGTACCGGTCGTACCGCCGTTCTTGAGCAAGTGCTACGAGATGGTGGACGACCGGCAGACGGACGGGACGGTGTCCTGGGGCGAGACCAACAACAGCTTCGTGATCTGGGACCCGGCatcattctgccgggacctccTCCCCAAGTACTTCAAACACAGCAACCTCTCTAGCTTCGTCCGCCAGCTCAACACCTAC GGTTTCCGAAAGGTCGATCCTGATAGATATGAGTTTGCAAATGAGGGATTTCTGAGGGGCCAGAAGGATTTGCTGAAGACTATTACAAGGAAGAAGCCTATCCATAATTCTGCTCAACAGCATCAGTCGGAAGGGAGAAATTCATCTGTAAATGCATGCGTTGAGGTTGGAAAATTTGGGCCAAAGGAAGAAATTGAAATGCTTAAGAGGGACAAGAATGTTCTCATGCAGGAGCTGGTTAAACTCAGGCAGCATCAGCAAAACACTGACCATGAACTTCATATTTTGAGACAACGTATACAAGGTATGGAACAGCACCAGCAACAAATGATGTCTTTTCTGGCCATGGTAGTCAAGAGTCCTGGATTTTTGGCCCAGCTAATGCAGCAGAGTGGGAATACTAGGTGGACTGAggcaaataaaaaaagaaggctGCCTGCCCTGGAACAGGGTGTTGTTGGTGGTTCCCAGGCTTCATCTGATGGGCAGATTATCAGATACCAGCCTTTTGTGCCGGAAACCTTGAGGCCATCTATGTCACCGGTACCAAATGCCGATGTGTCACCCAATTTACAGCCCATCTCTAATGGAGTCAATGATTTGTGCACAAATGTGGATGTCATGTCACTTGGGGCTAACTCTTTGCCACCAGTGGGGGATCTTCCTCTGTCAGAATATTTTGAACAACTTTTAGCCAGCCCAATATCAGAGAATGATGGCCAGATTGAGCCTTGGTCCCCAGAGGTTTCAGATTTTATGTGGGATTATGTTTTACCAGAACAAGAATTTCAGATGGAAACATCACAAAACATGGTTCTTTCGAGTGAACAGATTGGAGGGAATCATCAAGCATCTGCAAAAGATGACAGGCAAAA CATTTCGTAA